One Setaria italica strain Yugu1 chromosome I, Setaria_italica_v2.0, whole genome shotgun sequence DNA window includes the following coding sequences:
- the LOC101766282 gene encoding uncharacterized protein LOC101766282, with protein sequence MEEAVVSAVVADAVGRAITFLAGRLRDRRGVEGKLLRLRHLVVKLESAAEAADARRIASRALLEWLSDLADGVHRGRYFLDVFGGGERLRVAARRMLFRGGGGGAGELDGVLASVEGVSCDLAEFIMLLQCCPPALHRPLATNIYVDCQMFGRHLERRRVIDFLLQDDDGGDGGGDLGVLPIIGAPAWGRPPSCSTSATSPPCAAASR encoded by the exons ATGGAAGAAGCCGTCGTGTCCGCGGTCGTCGCCGACGCGGTGGGCAGGGCGATAACCTTCCTCGCGGGGCGGCTCCGGGACCGGCGGGGCGTCGAGGGCAAGCTCTTGCGGCTACGGCACCTCGTCGTCAAGCTCGAgagcgcggcggaggccgccgaCGCGCGGCGGATCGCGAGCCGCGCGCTTCTCGAGTGGCTCTCGGatctcgccgacggcgtgcACCGAGGGCGCTACTTCCTCGACgtgttcggcggcggcgag CGCCTGCGCGTCGCGGCCAGGAGGATGCTgttccgcggcggcggcggcggcgctggcgagctCGACGGCGTCCTCGCGAGCGTGGAGGGCGTTTCCTGCGATCTTGCCGAGTTCATCatgctgctgcagtgctgcccGCCGGCGCTGCACCGGCCGCTGGCCACGAACATCTACGTGGATTGCCAGATGTTCGGCCGGCACCTCGAGAGGCGCCGCGTCATCGACTTCTTGCTgcaagacgacgacggcggcgatggaggcggcgatcTGGGCGTTCTTCCGATAATCGGCGCGCCGGCCTGGGGAAGACCACCCTCGTGCAGCACGTCTGCGACGAgcccgccgtgcgccgccgcttcTCGCTGA
- the LOC101772178 gene encoding uncharacterized protein LOC101772178 → MSLCTIARRLCLSRPSSSSRLSAVWAHLYSTEAAKDTGAKKYKYPDVYDPYGPMPPPSEKVVDLADRIAALPPEEIKQIAPALLLRLNQEPPQAISGQGFSFGAQGGSGAGAAKAEEKKAEKTVFDVKLEKFDAAAKIKIIKEIRTFTDLGLKEAKELVEKAPVILKQSLTKEEAEAIIAKIKAAGGVAVME, encoded by the coding sequence ATGAGTCTCTGTACAATAGCAAGACGGCTATGTCTTTCAAGACCATCCTCTAGCAGTCGTCTTTCAGCAGTTTGGGCTCATCTATACAGTACCGAGGCTGCAAAGGACACAGGTGCTAAGAAGTACAAATACCCTGATGTATACGATCCTTATGGGCCCATGCCACCACCATCAGAGAAAGTTGTGGATCTTGCTGATCGCATTGCTGCTCTCCCTCCTGAGGAGATCAAACAGATTGCTCCAGCCCTCCTCTTAAGACTGAACCAAGAGCCACCTCAGGCGATATCAGGCCAGGGTTTCAGTTTTGGTGCTCAGGGTGGTTCTGGTGCTGGCGCTGCAAAGGCTGAGGAGAAGAAAGCTGAGAAGACAGTCTTCGATGTGAAGCTGGAGAAATTTGATGCTGCTGCAAAGATCAAGATTATCAAGGAGATCCGGACGTTTACAGATTTGGGGCTGAAGGAGGCGAAGGAGCTTGTAGAGAAGGCTCCTGTCATTCTGAAGCAATCGCTCACAAAGGAGGAAGCAGAAGCAATCATAGCAAAGATCAAGGCTGCTGGTGGTGTTGCCGTGATGGAGTGA